AAATTCACAACGATCTACACAGATTCATAATATAAATCCCCCTTCACTCAAAAAAAACCCAAACCTAAAGAACATGCCAAGAAACGATGCACACTAACAACAACAACTCACAAGctaccaccaccaccaccgccaTGAGCATTCTCTCTTCCCGAACAAGCTCCCGTTCCGTAACCGAAACCGTAAACGGTTCACACAAATTCGTAATCAAAGGCTACTCACTCGCTAAAGGAATGGGAGTCGGAAAACACATAGCCAGCGAGACTTTCACCGTCGGTGGTTACCAGTGGGCAATTTACTTCTACCCCGACGGTAAAAACCCCGAGGATAATTCCGCGTATGTTTCCGTTTTCATTGCGCTTGCTTCCGAAGGAACAGATGTTCGTGCTCTTTTTGAACTCACGCTGCTTGATCAGAGTCCGAATGGAAAGCATAAGGTTCATAGTCACTTTGATCGATCTCTTGAGAGTGGGCCTTATACTCTCAAGTATAGAGGCAGCATGTGGTTCGTTTAATCGTTTCCATTTTTGCTAATTTTTCTGTTTCATGATTTGGTTATTATAACTTTCAAttgattttagggtttagggttttgaactGTTTTTAGCTTTTGATGTAAAATTAGGAGTAATTAGCCAAACTAACCTATGATATGTTGCTTTTGTGTTAGGGGATATAAGCGGTTTTTTAAACGTGCTCAACTCGAGGCGTCATCCTTTCTTAAGGATGACTGTTTGAAGATAAATTGCACTGTTGGTGTTGTTGTGTCGTCTATAGATTGTTCTAAATTGACTACCATACATGTTCCTGAATCTGATATTGGATCGCATTTCGGCATGCTGTTAGAGAACGAGGAAGGCTCTGATGTTACTTTCTCTGTTGGCGGAGAAAGGTTTCACGCACATAAACTTGTTATGGCAGCTCGGTCAACTGCATTTGAAACTGAGTTTTTCAATAGGATGGAGGCAGATGATTGTGATGTTGTTGTTACGGACATGGAACCTAAGGTTTTCAAGGTAGCTCTTTTCTTCTAAAGTGTCATTTTCCCTCCATCCTTTTGCAAACATGCATGTTCTAACTAATCGAGTGTTGCATATTATTTGCTTGGTTATCTAATTTTTCTTGAATCCTATTGTTGGGCAGGCTTTGCTTCATTTTATTTATAGAGACGCACTTATAGAAGATGAAGAGTTCTTCATGTCAGGTTCATCGTTCATGCCTTCAATATCTGAAACATTTGCAGCAAAGTTATTAGCTGCTGCCGAAAAGTATGACTTGCCTAGACTTAAGCTGATGTGTGAGTCTGTACTTTGTAAAGATATATCTATAGATTCTGTTGCCTATATTCTGGCTCTTGCCGATCGTCATCATGCTACGGAGTTAAAGTCCATATGTCTACAATTTTCAGCTGAAAACCTTATTGGtgagtttgtttattttttacaaaAGTATAGTCAGCTACATTTAACCTTATTATATATTGGCATCACTTTGGTTCTGCAACTGAGTATTCTTCAGCGACATTTTACTTGTTATTTGACGAACAAATAGATTATTGCTACATGCATAATCTTTTCCATTTGCTTTATGGCATTGACTTAGTTTGCAATCATAAACTGGTTAGGAGGACTTCACTTATAATTGTTCTGGTGGTGGAATGCATTAACAGTTTAACCCCTTACGCTCTCCCTTTTGCATGTGGAAATTTATATATCAAACAGGAACAATATAGAAACTGAGAAGATTCACTACAGATCATACTTAACCTACTGTACTTAAACAAACAGATTCACCACAGATCACTGTAAACATATTACACTTAAACAAagtcaatgttttttttttcactcTCACACTGATGAAAATACTCTGTAACTGTACTATCTTTTTTTTATGGTACACTTGGTTGCTTATATGAAAATATACTTTTAACTCTCAATATTATGAACATGTGGAGCAACACTGTTTTTCTTGATTGAGTTTGTATCTATGTATTCGCTACAGTGGTAGTCGCTATGTCAAAATCTAGGGAAACAACACAAAACTTATGCTGTACACATAAAAGCTCAAAAATAGAAGAATGCACAAAATTAAAGACATCAATAACTACGATTTACCTTCATTCAATATTCAAACCGAACTTAAAGCAAATAAGTTACAGCCTTCAAACTTTAAAATACCTCAACTAGATATTTAAAATACATAGTGCATTTGATTTGATTCCTTAGATGGAATCACTGTTTTAAAGGGCTTTTTTGTCATCATGTTTTCTCTCTTCACCTCACTACTACTAGATCTCATTTGTTCTGCATCCTCCTCCTGTTCTGTGTTCTGCTTCTACGCTGTGTCTCCTTACATGCTTGGAGATCGCataaggaatgggagaaagagctgTTCAAGTTTAGGAGAGACAAAGCTGTTTCAGAGCAagaacaaataaaacaaaacaaaagcccTATTTGGTTGTCATTAACAATTTTAGTGTGAAATGACCAACAGGTCCAAAAAAATAGAGGGAAGGCAAGGCGTAATTGAGGGGATTTTTGGGTTTTTGCAAGAGTTTTACTTAGAAGCTGCTACGGAATAGTATTTGCATTGCAATGCGACATCTGCTCCTTAAAACTGAAACACAACGAGGTTTTGTGTAGCGATAAAGTGCTGCAACGGCGCGATAGCAGTCGCTCTTGAGTACATAGGACTGAATCATTTTGTATGTCTGGATTCTTTTCAGTGTATGTATGAATAATACTATATCtttcattatatatattttaacttaAGTGTAGGAAAAGGAAGAGTGGTTAAAAAAAGACATTTTGTTACTTACGCCATTGGAAAATTTTCTGGCCTAATTACTTGGGTTGATAATGGTAAATGATACTGAAGATCATTTTGtcttgtttttatattaattgAGGAAGAAATATCCTTTTCTAGACTTAGAAGCAAACATTCTTTACTATCTGGGTGTTTGTGGGATCAACCACATCTTGGTCCATTTGGTAGTTGGGTGCCTAGGTTGGAGCCTATATACTCAATGTAAGAATGGTTTGGCaaaaatatggaaaaaaattCCAAGTACAAGATGTGCAATATTGTATAGTCATGTTAATGCAAATTTATAGAAACTATATAAACATTAAACATTTAtataaatacatttatataaatgCACAATATTTATAAATAGACATTATTAATTTCTCTTTTATACATGGCAAGATTAGTAGATAACTAACTATCTTAATAGAAATTAGAAAATGCATAATAGAAAATAATGCAAAAGTTTCATATTATTCCCCAACCCATGTTAGAATGTCACAAGAAACATCATTAGTCCCATTGCCAATTATTTACTATTTGATACAAATTGAATCCTTCTTGTTTCTGTCAATCCCAATGTccataaaaaactaacttttaTGCCGAGTTCATCAAGACGCAATACTATATATTGTTTGCCAAGTGACAACTCTGCCAACTCAAAAACTAGTTTAGCATATCGAAATTTGAACAAATCACTATTGTTACGTGATATACTATTTAATTCAAAACGTTGTCAAATAGCGACTTTAGTGGTGCTATAGCCCTGTTGTCTAACAGAATTTGAACAAATTGTTATTTTCTTCAATCCATAATTGACAATATTGTGTCCCACAACTTCATCTTTTCTAAGCAAAGTGTTGGAATGCACAAACAAAATCCTctatactttttttcaaatccaatTTGTTTCTCTTCAAAGAATAGCTAAAGGAGTATGTAGTCCAATCCCTTTCACTGCATGATGACAAAGTTGTACAAGAGGCTTTAATCCTTCTCACTTCAAACTTTCATCTAGATTTCATTATTGGTAGCAAACTGGTTTTTTCCGTGTCGGAGACCTGTGACTAGATCCTACTAGAAGGCACATAACAACTTGGTACCGGAGCTAGTTGTCATGGATGGTGCAGTAAAATTGGCAGTCAAGCTGGATCCATCTATAGAAAATTGGCTACACATCAAAGTGTGCTGGAGGAGCAGGTGGCCGAAATCACCATTGCAATTGGAGGGACAGCAAAGGGACACATTTGGGTATAATACTCAAGGACTAGATAGAGGTGGCCGTGGTAGTGTGAGGAATTTGGACAACAAATCTGAATCAATATGAATTGTACAATTTTATGATTATGCTTGCCCTCAATGATTACGAGTATACCCAGAATCGTGTTTTGGTGGAATCGTCCCTATTAATCGTGGAATTGTTTAATCAACAAACTTCTAAATGCTTTTGCAATTCTGGTCGCTGTGGTGGGAGGACGGAAGACAGTGCGGTGCGCACAAGGGTTGGGGAAGAGGACACGATTCTGGTTGTGGGTCAGTAGAAGACCGGTTTCTTTGCTCGGATTAGAAGATGGCTCGTTTTCTTTTTAGGG
The Vicia villosa cultivar HV-30 ecotype Madison, WI linkage group LG6, Vvil1.0, whole genome shotgun sequence genome window above contains:
- the LOC131609953 gene encoding BTB/POZ and MATH domain-containing protein 4 isoform X3, encoding MHTNNNNSQATTTTTAMSILSSRTSSRSVTETVNGSHKFVIKGYSLAKGMGVGKHIASETFTVGGYQWAIYFYPDGKNPEDNSAYVSVFIALASEGTDVRALFELTLLDQSPNGKHKVHSHFDRSLESGPYTLKYRGSMWGYKRFFKRAQLEASSFLKDDCLKINCTVGVVVSSIDCSKLTTIHVPESDIGSHFGMLLENEEGSDVTFSVGGERFHAHKLVMAARSTAFETEFFNRMEADDCDVVVTDMEPKVFKALLHFIYRDALIEDEEFFMSGSSFMPSISETFAAKLLAAAEKYDLPRLKLMCESVLCKDISIDSVAYILALADRHHATELKSICLQFSAENLIG
- the LOC131609953 gene encoding BTB/POZ and MATH domain-containing protein 4 isoform X2; translated protein: MHTNNNNSQATTTTTAMSILSSRTSSRSVTETVNGSHKFVIKGYSLAKGMGVGKHIASETFTVGGYQWAIYFYPDGKNPEDNSAYVSVFIALASEGTDVRALFELTLLDQSPNGKHKVHSHFDRSLESGPYTLKYRGSMWGYKRFFKRAQLEASSFLKDDCLKINCTVGVVVSSIDCSKLTTIHVPESDIGSHFGMLLENEEGSDVTFSVGGERFHAHKLVMAARSTAFETEFFNRMEADDCDVVVTDMEPKVFKALLHFIYRDALIEDEEFFMSGSSFMPSISETFAAKLLAAAEKYDLPRLKLMCESVLCKDISIDSVAYILALADRHHATELKSICLQFSAENLIGPKK
- the LOC131609953 gene encoding BTB/POZ and MATH domain-containing protein 4 isoform X1; this translates as MHTNNNNSQATTTTTAMSILSSRTSSRSVTETVNGSHKFVIKGYSLAKGMGVGKHIASETFTVGGYQWAIYFYPDGKNPEDNSAYVSVFIALASEGTDVRALFELTLLDQSPNGKHKVHSHFDRSLESGPYTLKYRGSMWGYKRFFKRAQLEASSFLKDDCLKINCTVGVVVSSIDCSKLTTIHVPESDIGSHFGMLLENEEGSDVTFSVGGERFHAHKLVMAARSTAFETEFFNRMEADDCDVVVTDMEPKVFKALLHFIYRDALIEDEEFFMSGSSFMPSISETFAAKLLAAAEKYDLPRLKLMCESVLCKDISIDSVAYILALADRHHATELKSICLQFSAENLIAVMQSDGFEYLKENCPLLQSELLKTVAGGDEEFSGEGKCRSVWAQVSDGGETNDRSVRQQTWENGVERGQSLWVNLSDGVNNDRSPGQEA